GCGGTGTTGGCGGTGATTTTCATGGCGGGCAGCAAAATAAATTGAAGCGGGAAGGGTCTCAGTTCGGCGCGGGAGTGTCAACCAGATCCCCCTGGTTTGCTCAACGCTTATGCGCTTGCCACCAACGCGCGCGCCCCTGTCGCATCCCGCATGCGAGGAGCCGCTCTGGCCGGCGTCCAGGCACCGGATTGCCGCGCTCCCGCGTCGGTAACCCAGCAGGCGACGCCCCGCTCCGGCCATGACCCGGCCAGGGCTCAGGGGCTGCCCACCAGCCCGCGCGCTTCCTGCCCTGCCTGCGCCGCATCCGCGCCGAACATCGCCTGCAAGGCCAGGGATTTGATGTCGGTGACCGACAGTTCTCCGTCGCAGGCAGGCGGGCAATCGCTGATCAGCAGCGCAGCGTCGGCGGCGTCCCGCGCCAGCAGTCCATGCGATCCCTTGACGATGCCGGCGTCCAGGCCGATCACATCCATCAGGCTGCGCATGCCCAGCATCCGCTTGGCCAGCCGGCTGGCCACGGCCAGCTTGGGAAAGCGGATGTTGGGGTCGATGAACAGCTCGGCCGGGTCGTAACCGGGTTTGCGATGGATGTCCACCGTGCGCGCGAAGTCCGGCGCCCTGGCGTCGTCCAGCCAGTAGTAATAGCTGAACCAGGCGTCATCCTCGGCCAGCGCGACCAAATCCCCGGCGCGCTCGTGGTTCAACCCCAGCTCGCCGCGCGCCCGCCCCTGCCATACCCCCGCCACGCCCGGAATCGATCGCAGCACGTCCTCCACTTCGGCCATCTGGCGCGCGCCCAGCCCTGGCTGCAGATAGACATGGGCGATCTGATGGTCCGCCACGGCAAACGCGCGGCATTGGCTGGGGTCCAGGATCTCCGCCCCCGCCTCGTGCCGCACCTGCAGCAGGCCTGCCTCGCGCAGATGGCGGTTCAGGTGCACCGCGCGGCTGACCGGGGTGATGCCGTACTCGGACACCAGCATCACCCGGTAACCGTTTTCCCGCGCATGGGCGATCAAGTCCCCGGCCACGGCGTCGATGTCGCGCAAGGACTGCCGCACCGCCGGATGCGACAAATCCGGCCCATGCCGCTGCAGGTCGTAATCCAGGTGGGGAAGATAGCTCAGCAGCAGGCTGGGGCGGAAATCGGCGATCGCCAGCTTGCTGGCTTCCGCGATCCAGCGGCTGGAGGCGATGGAGGTGGCCGGTCCCCAGAAGTGGAACAAGGGAAACGTCCCCAGCTCCGCCGTCAGCCGGTCCCGCCATGCTGCGGGCTTGGTGTGGCAGTCGGGCAGCTTGCGGCCATCCGCCTTGTAAATGGGACGCGGCGTCGCGCCGAAATCGTGGCTGGACGCCATGTTGTACCACCAGAACAGGTTGGCGCAGCGAAAATCAGGATCGTGCCGTTTGGCCGCCTCCCACAGGCGCTCGCCGCCGACCAGCCGGTTGGACTGGCGCCAGAACCAGACCTCCGCCAGTTCCCGGAACAGCCAGCCGTTGCCGACGATGCCGTGCTGCTCCGGGGTCAGGCCCGTCAGCATGCTGGCCTGCACCGAGCAGGTGACCGCCGGCACGATGTTGCGCAAGGGCTGGACGAAGCCCTGCCGGGCGAATTCCGCCAGACGAGGCGTGAATTCGCCGATCAGGCGCGATGTCAGGCCGACGACGTTGAGCAACAGCAGCGGCTGCATATCCCCACCTTTCTCGCTCCGGATGGCTGGCCTGGACGCAGGGCGCTTACTCAGCCACGCTCAGCCACATTCCATATGTGAAATTAAAATACTCATGAACTCCACAATAGAATTCAAAAAACTAAATGTCATTGAAATTGTCGAGACGCTCCCCTAGAACTACAGCTGATGCCGCGTCAACCCGCACCGGCCATCTATACCGTATCGCATCGCAAAGCCGCTCAAGACCGTAGCAACCTTTTCAAGGAGCTATTGCATGAGTTATCTCCAGTACCCCCGCCTGGCCTTTTCAGGCCTGTTCCAGTCCGATGTCTCCACCGTCAACAACGATCCGCGCCATTTCGACAACGCCACGTTTGAAGAGCGCTTCCAGGATCCGCGTTACCAGCCGCCCGTCCAGGAAGACGCGGGCGGGGCCAAGATTTCGATCAACAACGGCTGGTGGAACCCTTGGGGCACCGGCATTTTCGGCCTGAAGAACTGCGTCGTGCAGTCGGCGCTCGGACCGGATGGCCAGGAATGCCTGAGCAGCGGCGAAGATGCCGCCATCGGCCTATTCGTGGGCAATGCCGACGACCAGCCTTCCGGGAAGATGGTGGACCTGGATCCGGATTGGCAGCTGGCTTCCTGTATTTACGGGCAGGTGATCACCCTGCGCGCCGCCAACGGCCAGGTGCTGATGCGCGGCCAATACGCGCCCAATCCCTTCCGCGACCTGTGGTTCAACCGGGTGGGCAATATCCACGGCGACAGCGCGGCGTCCGCCATCTGGCAGACCCAGCTCACCAATGTGGAATGGAATCTGGACAAGATCAACAGCCCGGTGCTGCAGGCCTTGAAAACCATCTGCGAGCAACAGGGCAATATCCTGTCGCTGCGGCTGACCACCTACGGCTACGACGACGCATTGGGCGAAAGCTTCTTCTCCTACGGCATCCTGCTGGGCGCCATCGGCCCCGCCTATCAAACCGAGCCGCAGTCCTTCATCCTGGGCCGCCGCTTCATTCCGGCCAACAATCTGCTGCCGTCCACGGCTTACCAGGCGGAAGACTATTTCCCCAATGTCGGCTGGTTCAGCGCGCAAGTGGTGACGAACGAGCAGACGAAAAGCAGCACCCTGTACGTGGATCTCAGCAATGCGCTGCCGCTGGTCTACCAACCCGCCCAGCCCCGGGCGGACGGCTCGCCCAACAGGCCGGCCGGCACGCCGGAAACGACCTATGTGGCCGATATCACCTGCGGCAGCGGCAGCGGCAATCCTGCGGCGCCCAAGGAAGGCAATAGCAAGCAGTTGTGGCAACAGCCGCTGATCATCGCCCAGCTCACTTCCGCCACCTTGCCGACCAGCCCTTATCTGCAACCGGGACAAACCGCCCCCACCCCGATAGCCTCGCAATACCAGCCGCTGGCCACCATAGACATCAGCAATGCCAACCTGCTCAGCCGCAGCGGCATCGTCGCGGTGCCCATCCCCGAATCCATGCTGTCCAGCATCAATGAGCTGCCCCTGGCCTTGGTGACCTCGGCCAATCCCATTACCGGCATCGCCCTGTTGCTGTGCTGCGAAGGAAATGGCGGCTGGGAAGTGCGGGCCGATCAATTCGCGCTGCGCCTCGATCCCAATGACCCGGCGGCCAATACCGTGGATTCCGATGTCTACGTCGCCCAATACGGCGTGCCGCTGGCCAATGCGCCCGTCTCGCTGGCGCTCGAGTCCACCGGCGCTCAGGTGGATGTGGGCGACTGCCCCACCGACACGCCGCCGGAAACCACGCCCAAGGCCGCGCCGCCGACCTTCAACGTGCCCGCGGGCCAGCTCGCTTTCGTCCCGGGCCAGGCCGGCGCCGACGCCAACGGGACGGTGCAGTACACCATCAACGCCAACACCGACGCCAACGGCATGGTGAAGTTCGCCATCAACGGCCCCCAGGCGATGGGCTATCCGCGCTATTACATCGACGGCCAGCTGTTCAACTACAGCTACAACATCTCGCCCAGCTCCGCTAATGGCAAGCCGACGGTGCAGCAGACCTTCGATCAGTACGTGATCGTCGTCCGCTCCACCTATGTAGTGCCCAGCAAGGTCACCTGGGACGACGTGCAACCGATTCTGCAGCAATACGCCAACCTGTACCCGGTGATGAGCCAGGGGCTGTTCGACTTCTCAAAGAAAGAGCAGGCCGACGCCAACGCCTTCATCCTCAAGTTCGTGCTGGACAAGCCGGACGACGACCCGGACCAGATGCCGGTCACCCGCGACCTGTCCAGCAGCAAGCGCCGCGCGCTGATCCAGTATTTCGACAGCGTGCTGCAGGAGCAGGGACGCCCCCCCAGCATGCTGGACATGTTCGGCAAGCGCTGCCCCACCCGGGGCGGCGGTTCGCGCGCGGACTGCCCGGAAGGCGCTGTCGGCTATGGCAAGGGCGGCAAGCCCGATTGCCCGGCCAAGTAACCGAGCCTCCATTCTGAAAGGGTACGAATATGCTGCGCATCAAACAGAGCATCATCAATCAGCTGCTGCAGGGCTGTGGCCTGGATGAGCTGAAAAAGGCCGTGAACACCGCGATAGCGCTCGAGTTTTCCACCATCCCGCCCTATCTGACCGGCCTGTTTTCCATCATGCCCGGCAGCAACCAGAGGGCCTCGGCCCTGATTCAATCGGTGGTGACCGAGGAAATGCTGCACCTGACGCTGGCGTCCAACATCCTGATCGCCATCGGCGGCAATCCGGACATCGTCGCCATCGGCCGCTCCCTGGTCTATCCGGGGCCGCTGCCGGACAAGATAGACAATGACCTGCAGGTGGGACTGGCCGCGCTGAGCAAACCTCAACTGCAAAACGTGTTCATGGCGATAGAGCGGCCGGAAACCAAGCCGGGGGAAATCCTGCCGGGCGAAGAAGTGCCGCAGCCTACGCCGGTCAACCCCGGCGAATTCGGCTCCATCGGCCAGTTCTACCAGGCGCTGCTGATCGGCCTGACCCTGGCCAACGCCAGCAATCCGGAACTGTTCTCCAATCCCAGGCTGGACCAGCAGCTGGACATCAGCAAATGGTTCCCGCCGGTGCCGACCGCGCCGGCCCAGGGCAAGATCCGCAACCTCGACGACGCGGCGCTGGCGATCAACACCATCGTGATCCAGGGTGAAGGCATACAGACCGATGACCAGGACCGCGGCAATCTGGAAGGCCAACGCCTGGAGAGCAAGCCCAGACCCG
This genomic window from Chromobacterium violaceum ATCC 12472 contains:
- a CDS encoding nucleotide pyrophosphatase/phosphodiesterase family protein, with product MQPLLLLNVVGLTSRLIGEFTPRLAEFARQGFVQPLRNIVPAVTCSVQASMLTGLTPEQHGIVGNGWLFRELAEVWFWRQSNRLVGGERLWEAAKRHDPDFRCANLFWWYNMASSHDFGATPRPIYKADGRKLPDCHTKPAAWRDRLTAELGTFPLFHFWGPATSIASSRWIAEASKLAIADFRPSLLLSYLPHLDYDLQRHGPDLSHPAVRQSLRDIDAVAGDLIAHARENGYRVMLVSEYGITPVSRAVHLNRHLREAGLLQVRHEAGAEILDPSQCRAFAVADHQIAHVYLQPGLGARQMAEVEDVLRSIPGVAGVWQGRARGELGLNHERAGDLVALAEDDAWFSYYYWLDDARAPDFARTVDIHRKPGYDPAELFIDPNIRFPKLAVASRLAKRMLGMRSLMDVIGLDAGIVKGSHGLLARDAADAALLISDCPPACDGELSVTDIKSLALQAMFGADAAQAGQEARGLVGSP
- a CDS encoding ferritin-like domain-containing protein, with the protein product MLRIKQSIINQLLQGCGLDELKKAVNTAIALEFSTIPPYLTGLFSIMPGSNQRASALIQSVVTEEMLHLTLASNILIAIGGNPDIVAIGRSLVYPGPLPDKIDNDLQVGLAALSKPQLQNVFMAIERPETKPGEILPGEEVPQPTPVNPGEFGSIGQFYQALLIGLTLANASNPELFSNPRLDQQLDISKWFPPVPTAPAQGKIRNLDDAALAINTIVIQGEGIQTDDQDRGNLEGQRLESKPRPALLNARILPRHQGAAERGASAQNVFPGDGDGSYAHYFKFGEIFHGRELMPDLEAVSGWSYNGAPVPLDESRIYNFLPNAAVSDYLPGSSAAVAAQRFYDTYQMLLTSLDQVFNGKPAAMDQAMGLMYQLKLQAQQVAQCPVGGNASNLMAAPPFMLIR